In one Vulgatibacter incomptus genomic region, the following are encoded:
- a CDS encoding sigma-54-dependent Fis family transcriptional regulator produces the protein MASLHLRLSDGTTRHVPLVKRLTTVGRSTDNDIVVGDAAVAPSALHLRLDGDDLHAVALDAAFLHNGKKRNEARLSGQDVITLGGTELRLGAAVAKPSGAEPSLAPLDALRKLHDFSSSLMANHPIDHLLERLMDEVIEITGADKGFLILAEGDSLQVKVARNLERKAIDHAIERLSDSIVAKVVREKRALIVSDALHDREFAAAESVVDLKLSSVMCAPLLEKGELFGLLYLGNDRVAHLFREESLELLEIFAAQASLLLRNALLLNELRAGNEALRKELETSRYGEILGACTAMREIYRKIEKVAPADVSVLITGETGTGKEVIAREIHRRSSRRDGPFVAINCGAIPGELLESDLFGHVKGAFTGAIQTRIGKFQAAHGGTLFLDEIGEMPPHLQVKILRALQERVVTKVGENRAEAVDIRVIAATNQDVQAAIGRGTFRDDLYYRLAVVSLGLPPLRERGDDVLVLARYFLSRFTKELGSRVRGFSPAAAVALKRHGWPGNVRELENRVKKAVVLADRALLSPEDLELDTGSAEPVLPLTEAKEAFQREYINRILERNGGNRTKTARELGVDPRTIFRHLEAERGDGGEE, from the coding sequence ATGGCCTCGCTCCATTTGCGCCTCTCCGACGGAACCACCCGCCACGTCCCCCTGGTCAAGCGGCTGACCACCGTGGGCCGGTCGACGGACAACGACATCGTCGTGGGCGACGCCGCCGTGGCGCCCAGCGCGCTCCACCTGCGCCTCGACGGCGACGATCTCCACGCAGTGGCGCTCGACGCGGCCTTCCTCCACAACGGAAAGAAGCGGAACGAGGCCCGCCTCTCCGGCCAGGACGTGATCACCCTCGGCGGAACGGAGCTGCGCCTGGGCGCGGCGGTGGCGAAGCCGAGCGGCGCCGAGCCGTCGCTCGCGCCTTTGGACGCGCTGCGAAAGCTCCACGATTTCTCGTCGTCGCTGATGGCGAACCACCCCATCGATCACCTCCTCGAGAGGCTGATGGACGAGGTGATCGAGATCACCGGCGCGGACAAAGGGTTCCTGATCCTCGCCGAGGGGGACTCACTCCAGGTGAAGGTCGCTCGCAACCTGGAGCGAAAGGCCATCGATCACGCGATCGAGCGCCTCTCCGACTCCATCGTCGCCAAGGTCGTGCGGGAGAAGCGGGCGCTCATCGTCTCGGACGCGCTCCACGACCGCGAGTTCGCCGCCGCCGAGAGCGTGGTGGACCTCAAGCTCTCGAGCGTGATGTGCGCGCCCCTCCTGGAGAAGGGCGAGCTCTTCGGCCTCCTCTATCTGGGCAACGATCGGGTCGCCCATCTCTTCCGGGAGGAGAGCCTCGAGCTCCTGGAGATCTTCGCCGCCCAGGCCTCGCTCCTCCTCCGGAACGCGCTCCTCCTCAACGAGCTCCGCGCCGGCAACGAAGCGCTGCGCAAGGAGCTGGAGACCAGCCGCTACGGCGAGATCCTCGGCGCCTGCACCGCGATGCGCGAGATCTACCGGAAGATCGAGAAGGTCGCGCCGGCGGACGTCTCGGTCCTGATCACCGGCGAGACCGGCACGGGCAAGGAGGTGATCGCCCGGGAGATCCACCGGCGCTCGTCCCGCCGCGACGGCCCCTTCGTCGCGATCAACTGCGGCGCCATCCCGGGCGAGCTCCTCGAGAGCGACCTCTTCGGCCATGTGAAAGGTGCATTCACAGGCGCCATCCAGACCCGGATCGGCAAGTTCCAGGCGGCACACGGGGGCACGCTCTTCCTGGACGAGATCGGCGAGATGCCGCCGCACCTCCAGGTGAAGATCCTGCGGGCGCTCCAGGAGCGGGTGGTGACCAAGGTCGGCGAAAACCGCGCCGAGGCCGTCGACATCCGGGTGATCGCCGCCACCAACCAGGACGTCCAGGCCGCGATCGGTCGCGGCACCTTCCGTGACGATCTCTACTACCGCCTGGCGGTGGTCTCCCTCGGTCTGCCTCCCCTTCGCGAGCGCGGAGACGACGTGCTGGTCCTCGCCCGCTATTTCCTCTCCCGATTCACGAAGGAGCTCGGCTCGCGGGTCCGCGGCTTCTCGCCTGCGGCGGCGGTCGCGCTGAAGCGCCACGGCTGGCCGGGGAACGTCCGTGAGCTGGAGAACCGGGTCAAGAAGGCCGTCGTGCTCGCCGACAGGGCTCTCCTCTCCCCCGAGGATCTCGAGCTGGACACAGGGAGCGCCGAGCCGGTGCTGCCCCTCACGGAGGCGAAAGAGGCCTTCCAGCGCGAGTACATCAACCGGATCCTCGAGCGGAACGGGGGCAACCGCACGAAGACCGCGCGGGAGCTCGGCGTCGACCCTCGGACGATCTTCCGCCACCTCGAGGCCGAGCGCGGCGACGGCGGGGAGGAATAG
- a CDS encoding serine/threonine-protein kinase, which yields MIGRQLDRYRLLEEIGSGGMAVVYKAHDAALERDVAVKVMHPHLAGREESRRRFSREARAVARLRHPNIVEIFDFSGDDAAESFIVTEYVKGRTLLAFAQEIGIGLPEVGALLAERLAEALEHAHAAGVIHRDLKPENVMVGDDGELKLMDFGIARMIGKDERMTMTGALVGSPLHMAPEVIEGGEIGVAADLFSLGTILYWMVTGRMAFEGNNTTQTLRRILEADYPDPRLAAPACSDELAEVIATCLRREPDTRYASMGALRAALLEVLAASGLSAGDAELRAFFGDPQGFREALRLRLLAKLLAEGHAAMAARRPARAVAVLDRVLALDPGNERAKALLERMGRGRMLRRRLAKGAIVLGSAVLVAGGGFGLWSWMNRPEAPSGVAPPSEDPPRDRPSESPGSLPRERTSAEADPTAPRPEASAGPTSPATPDRPASDRPVSDRPVSDRGARAEPGEGAPAGLDREAKASPETAPGRNRDSARAAAPEANERPTRSKRMVQLRWVPQGATLSIDGAAVDTVAPSWSGELSAGHHTLSLTHSGCCEAWEETLEIAEGAEPVQRSIVLAPLESGWFTIDSDLPDAEVWLDGTYKGTVADVNRRGGVAVAFSRNDAGQERYVKSIRFELFPPSGSGIAGSLRGEATVRAGEHARSAPLRFALPPAGGDR from the coding sequence GTGATCGGGCGCCAGCTCGATCGATACCGGCTCCTCGAGGAGATCGGAAGCGGCGGCATGGCCGTGGTCTACAAGGCCCACGACGCCGCCCTCGAGCGCGACGTCGCGGTCAAGGTGATGCACCCGCACCTCGCCGGCCGCGAGGAGAGCCGGCGCCGGTTCTCTCGTGAAGCGCGGGCCGTTGCGCGGCTGCGCCACCCGAACATCGTCGAGATCTTCGACTTCTCCGGCGACGACGCGGCGGAGAGCTTCATCGTCACGGAGTACGTGAAGGGACGCACCCTCCTCGCCTTCGCCCAGGAGATCGGCATCGGGCTCCCCGAGGTCGGCGCCCTGCTGGCCGAGAGGCTGGCCGAGGCCCTCGAGCACGCCCACGCCGCCGGCGTGATCCATCGCGATCTCAAGCCCGAAAACGTGATGGTCGGCGACGACGGCGAGCTGAAGCTGATGGACTTCGGCATCGCCCGGATGATCGGCAAGGACGAGCGGATGACCATGACGGGCGCGCTCGTCGGCTCGCCGCTCCACATGGCTCCGGAGGTCATCGAGGGCGGCGAGATCGGGGTCGCGGCCGACCTCTTCTCCCTGGGGACGATCCTCTACTGGATGGTCACCGGCCGGATGGCCTTCGAGGGGAACAACACCACCCAGACCCTGCGGCGGATCCTCGAGGCCGACTATCCCGATCCCCGCCTCGCCGCTCCCGCCTGCTCGGACGAGCTCGCCGAGGTGATCGCCACGTGCCTCCGGCGCGAGCCGGACACGCGCTACGCGAGCATGGGGGCGCTTCGGGCCGCGCTCCTCGAGGTCCTGGCGGCGAGCGGCCTCTCCGCCGGAGACGCGGAGCTCCGGGCCTTCTTCGGGGATCCGCAGGGTTTCCGCGAGGCGCTCCGTCTCCGGCTGCTGGCGAAGCTCCTCGCCGAGGGCCACGCGGCGATGGCGGCGAGGCGCCCTGCCCGCGCGGTGGCCGTCCTCGATCGCGTGCTCGCCCTCGATCCCGGAAACGAGCGAGCGAAGGCGCTTCTCGAGCGGATGGGACGGGGCCGGATGCTCCGGCGGCGGCTCGCGAAAGGCGCCATCGTGCTGGGCTCCGCGGTCCTGGTCGCCGGGGGCGGATTCGGGCTCTGGAGTTGGATGAACCGCCCCGAGGCTCCGTCGGGCGTTGCTCCACCGTCCGAGGACCCTCCGCGGGACCGCCCGAGCGAATCGCCCGGCAGCCTCCCCCGAGAACGCACGAGCGCGGAAGCCGACCCGACGGCGCCGCGCCCGGAGGCCTCAGCGGGGCCGACGTCGCCTGCCACGCCCGATCGACCCGCGTCCGACCGACCCGTGTCCGATCGCCCCGTGTCGGACCGGGGCGCTCGAGCCGAGCCAGGGGAAGGGGCCCCGGCAGGCCTCGACCGCGAGGCGAAGGCCTCCCCCGAGACGGCACCCGGACGCAACCGGGATTCAGCCCGGGCCGCAGCGCCGGAAGCCAACGAGCGGCCGACTCGGTCCAAGCGAATGGTCCAGCTTCGGTGGGTGCCGCAGGGCGCGACCCTCTCCATCGACGGCGCCGCCGTCGACACGGTGGCTCCCTCCTGGTCCGGTGAGCTCTCCGCCGGCCACCACACCCTCTCCCTCACCCACTCCGGCTGCTGCGAAGCCTGGGAGGAGACCCTCGAGATCGCCGAAGGAGCCGAGCCGGTCCAGCGGAGCATCGTCCTCGCGCCCCTCGAGAGCGGCTGGTTCACGATCGATTCCGACCTCCCCGACGCTGAGGTCTGGCTCGACGGGACCTACAAGGGTACGGTTGCCGACGTGAATCGGCGAGGAGGGGTCGCGGTGGCCTTCTCCCGGAACGACGCCGGGCAGGAGCGCTACGTGAAGTCCATCCGCTTCGAGCTCTTCCCGCCGAGCGGCTCGGGGATCGCCGGCTCCCTTCGCGGCGAGGCCACCGTGCGGGCCGGCGAGCACGCCCGCTCCGCGCCGCTGCGCTTCGCGCTGCCTCCTGCGGGAGGCGATCGTTGA
- a CDS encoding ATP-dependent 6-phosphofructokinase, with product MSTKRIGVLTGGGDCPGLNAVIRAVVKSAVGRGWEVFGFEDGFFGVVEPIPPIPLGFDEVRGILDRGGTILGTSNKANPFRYPRRNGDSWVEEDRSDEVIERLRRLGFDALICIGGDGTLQIAHGLAKKGLPVVGCPKTIDNDLSDTDVTFGFDTARSTATEAVGRLHTTAESHDRVMLLEVMGRTAGHLALHAAIAGGANAVLIPEIPYEVEPLVRMVRERAKAGQSFSIIVVAEGAAPKGGAPSVAESETATPGRGVVRLGGAGRVAADLLAERITEHEIRVTVLGHLARGGTPTAYDRLLGSRFGCRAVELVEDGVFDHMVALKGSEIEAVPLSHASKTRLVDADGELVRFGRQLGLTFGDEAEGR from the coding sequence ATGTCGACGAAGCGAATCGGGGTGCTGACCGGCGGCGGGGACTGCCCGGGGCTCAACGCGGTGATCCGCGCGGTGGTCAAGAGCGCCGTCGGACGTGGGTGGGAGGTCTTCGGCTTCGAGGACGGCTTCTTCGGCGTGGTCGAGCCGATCCCGCCGATCCCGCTCGGCTTCGACGAGGTGCGGGGGATCCTCGATCGCGGCGGAACGATCCTCGGGACCTCGAACAAGGCGAACCCCTTCCGCTACCCGCGCCGGAACGGCGACTCGTGGGTGGAGGAGGATCGCTCCGACGAGGTGATCGAGCGGCTGCGCCGACTCGGCTTCGACGCGCTGATCTGCATCGGCGGCGACGGGACCCTGCAGATCGCCCACGGCCTCGCCAAGAAGGGGCTCCCGGTGGTCGGCTGCCCCAAGACCATCGACAACGACCTCTCCGACACCGACGTCACCTTCGGCTTCGACACCGCCCGCTCCACCGCCACCGAGGCAGTGGGCAGGCTCCACACCACGGCCGAGTCCCACGACCGCGTGATGCTCCTCGAGGTGATGGGCCGGACCGCCGGCCACCTCGCGCTCCACGCCGCCATCGCCGGCGGCGCCAACGCGGTGCTGATCCCGGAGATCCCCTACGAGGTCGAGCCGCTGGTGCGCATGGTCCGCGAGCGGGCCAAGGCCGGCCAGAGCTTCTCGATCATCGTCGTCGCCGAGGGGGCCGCGCCGAAGGGAGGCGCGCCCTCCGTGGCGGAATCGGAGACGGCCACTCCGGGCCGGGGCGTGGTCCGCCTGGGCGGCGCCGGCCGCGTGGCGGCGGACCTCCTGGCCGAGCGGATCACCGAGCACGAGATCCGGGTGACGGTCCTCGGGCACCTGGCCCGGGGCGGGACTCCCACCGCGTACGATCGCCTCCTCGGCTCGAGGTTCGGCTGCCGCGCCGTGGAGCTCGTGGAGGATGGCGTCTTCGATCACATGGTGGCGCTGAAGGGGAGCGAGATCGAGGCGGTGCCGCTGTCGCACGCCTCGAAGACCCGCCTCGTGGACGCGGACGGAGAGCTCGTCCGCTTCGGCCGGCAGCTCGGCCTCACCTTCGGCGACGAGGCGGAGGGGCGGTGA
- the polA gene encoding DNA polymerase I, which translates to MSTERQTLTLIDGSAYIFRAYHAIRSELTTSKGLPTRAVFGFARMMLKSLREASPTHVAVVWDKDGRALRQKIDPEYKAHRPSTPEDLKVQFPYIRQVVDALAVPSVEKEGWEADDLIATLSKEAVAAGFDVVIVTGDKDFSQIVGPHVRLYDGMMDKWTGPAEVEAKWGVPPERFLELQALLGDSVDNIPGIPGVGEKTAAELVARFGDAQSVIAACERGEVSKKKVAASIVEGRERIATNRELARLRDDVELPMTPAELVRRQPDPAAVQQLFRELEFFALLRELPGLLAELPPGEAAAVAPTVMAAPTFEPPPTLLVTDSDALASLVARIREAESVGLRAAAPDEAVHDGAFAGLAVAIPGGPSAYLPLAHRGIFAGPQLPRDVVLRAIGDALAGKRWTGTETGRDLALLLGTGLTVDGPAGDAAIASYLLNPARRTFAVTDLSREKLGFDLAEPASFVGTGKDRKAFADLEPAVVGQWMGAAAACAIEIEAALAKELGPLETIYRELELPLVPILARMEAAGVRLDIELLRSLDRELEGMLAKRLAECFAAAGHEFNVASPKQLAQVLFEELKLPVQKRTKTGPSTDHEVLEKLSEQHPLPGLILEHRSLAKLKGTYVEALPRLVGRDGRLHTTFDQTNTATGRLASLEPNLMNIPIRTELGKRIREAFVADEGSALISADYSQIELRILAHVTGDPGLVEALRAGADVHRRTAAEVFGVDEGAVTSDQRRIAKMINYAVAYGLSAFGLSTRLDIPPGEASAIIQRYFEKYAGVKAWIDRIVAEAKVNGFVSTLDGRRRFLPDLQSRNPALRQAAERAAINMPIQGTAADIIKRAMIVLDAELRRSSGGARLLLQVHDELVLEVPEAEVADVSELVRRTMEGAASLAVPLVVDVSHGPNWAAAH; encoded by the coding sequence ATGTCGACCGAGCGCCAGACCCTCACCCTGATCGACGGATCCGCCTACATCTTCCGCGCGTACCACGCGATCCGCTCCGAGCTGACAACGTCGAAGGGCCTGCCGACCCGCGCGGTCTTCGGCTTCGCGCGGATGATGCTCAAGTCGCTGCGCGAGGCGTCGCCCACCCACGTGGCCGTAGTCTGGGACAAGGATGGCCGCGCGCTGCGCCAGAAGATCGACCCCGAGTACAAGGCCCACCGCCCCTCGACGCCCGAGGATCTGAAGGTCCAGTTCCCCTACATCCGGCAGGTGGTCGACGCCCTCGCGGTCCCCAGCGTGGAGAAGGAAGGCTGGGAGGCCGACGACCTGATCGCCACGCTGTCGAAGGAAGCGGTGGCGGCGGGCTTCGACGTGGTGATCGTCACCGGCGACAAGGACTTCTCCCAGATCGTGGGCCCCCACGTGCGGCTCTACGACGGGATGATGGACAAGTGGACCGGCCCGGCGGAGGTCGAGGCGAAGTGGGGGGTGCCTCCCGAGCGGTTCCTCGAGCTCCAGGCCCTCCTCGGCGACTCGGTGGACAACATCCCCGGGATCCCGGGCGTCGGCGAAAAGACGGCGGCAGAGCTGGTGGCGCGGTTCGGCGACGCGCAGAGCGTGATCGCGGCCTGCGAGCGCGGCGAGGTGTCGAAGAAGAAGGTCGCTGCCTCCATCGTGGAGGGGCGCGAGCGGATCGCCACGAACCGGGAGCTCGCGAGGCTGCGGGACGACGTCGAGCTGCCGATGACCCCGGCGGAGCTCGTCAGGCGGCAGCCCGATCCCGCCGCCGTCCAGCAGCTCTTCCGGGAGCTCGAGTTCTTCGCCCTCCTGCGGGAGCTGCCGGGCCTGCTCGCCGAGCTGCCTCCGGGAGAGGCCGCCGCCGTAGCACCCACGGTGATGGCCGCCCCGACTTTCGAGCCGCCTCCCACGCTCCTGGTGACGGATTCGGACGCGCTCGCCTCGCTGGTCGCGCGGATCCGGGAGGCGGAGAGCGTCGGGCTCCGGGCGGCGGCGCCGGACGAAGCCGTCCACGACGGGGCCTTCGCCGGACTCGCCGTGGCGATCCCTGGCGGTCCCAGCGCGTATCTCCCGCTGGCGCATCGGGGGATCTTCGCAGGGCCGCAGCTTCCCCGCGACGTGGTCCTGCGCGCGATCGGCGACGCCCTCGCCGGAAAGCGGTGGACCGGCACCGAGACCGGCCGCGACCTGGCGCTCCTCCTTGGCACGGGCCTCACCGTCGATGGACCCGCGGGTGACGCCGCGATCGCCTCCTATCTGCTGAACCCGGCGCGTCGCACCTTCGCGGTGACGGATCTCAGCAGGGAGAAGCTGGGCTTCGACCTCGCAGAGCCCGCGTCGTTCGTCGGAACGGGGAAAGACCGCAAGGCCTTCGCCGACCTCGAGCCCGCGGTGGTCGGTCAGTGGATGGGCGCCGCCGCGGCGTGTGCCATCGAGATCGAGGCGGCCCTGGCGAAGGAGCTCGGCCCCCTCGAGACGATCTACCGCGAGCTGGAGCTGCCGCTGGTGCCGATCCTCGCCCGGATGGAGGCCGCTGGGGTGCGGCTCGACATCGAGCTGCTCCGGTCGCTGGACCGCGAGCTCGAGGGCATGCTCGCGAAGCGGCTCGCCGAGTGCTTCGCGGCGGCAGGCCACGAGTTCAACGTCGCCTCGCCCAAGCAGCTCGCCCAGGTCCTCTTCGAGGAGCTGAAGCTGCCGGTGCAGAAGCGGACCAAGACGGGGCCGTCCACCGATCACGAGGTGCTCGAGAAGCTCTCCGAGCAGCACCCGCTCCCGGGCCTGATCCTCGAGCACCGCTCGCTCGCCAAGCTCAAGGGCACCTACGTGGAGGCGCTGCCGCGGTTGGTCGGGCGCGACGGGCGCCTCCACACCACCTTCGATCAGACGAACACGGCCACCGGGCGGCTCGCCTCCCTCGAGCCGAACCTGATGAACATCCCGATCCGCACCGAGCTCGGGAAGCGGATCCGCGAGGCCTTCGTCGCAGACGAGGGCTCCGCGCTGATCTCTGCGGACTACTCGCAGATCGAGCTGCGGATTCTCGCCCACGTCACCGGGGATCCGGGCCTGGTGGAGGCGCTGCGGGCCGGGGCGGACGTCCACCGCCGCACGGCCGCCGAGGTCTTCGGCGTGGACGAGGGCGCGGTCACGTCCGATCAGCGCCGGATCGCGAAGATGATCAACTACGCGGTGGCCTACGGCCTCTCCGCGTTCGGCCTCTCCACCCGGCTGGACATCCCGCCCGGCGAGGCCTCGGCGATCATCCAGCGCTACTTCGAGAAATACGCCGGCGTGAAGGCGTGGATCGATCGGATCGTCGCCGAGGCGAAGGTCAACGGCTTCGTCTCCACGCTGGACGGCCGGCGCCGCTTCCTGCCCGACCTCCAGTCGCGAAACCCGGCGCTGCGGCAGGCGGCGGAGCGCGCGGCGATCAACATGCCGATCCAGGGCACCGCCGCAGACATCATCAAGCGCGCGATGATCGTGCTGGACGCCGAGCTGCGACGCTCGTCGGGCGGGGCGCGGCTCCTGCTGCAGGTGCACGACGAGCTCGTGCTCGAGGTGCCCGAAGCGGAGGTCGCGGACGTGAGCGAGCTAGTCCGCCGGACGATGGAGGGCGCCGCCTCCCTCGCCGTGCCCCTCGTCGTCGACGTCTCCCACGGCCCGAACTGGGCCGCCGCTCACTGA
- a CDS encoding peptidase MA family metallohydrolase, protein MRHADGFWRRFRAALVAFAAIASALPSSAIAAPQDEPAPGAPAPRLLDPVADAPRIAVRSIETPGSASTTLLAAPGVAEAIARDFAGGLAGEREALERLIGLPDGGPVEIRVGHGREEFRALQPGTRPAPGWAAGVAYPDLGLVVLDTQASSRSGDVRSVLRHELAHVALARVVRGRIPHWLTEGFALLYADEWTLSRSTVLARASAARALIPLEEIDRSWPRSPSDVDLAYAQSASIVAYLASAEGGRPFRALIASLTRGTAMDDAVIEAYGQPLLVQEIAWKKTLRARYAWLPLFLDHELLWGWAAVVLMIGAWRVRRRTRRRIEAMEDGPDLELEATVPSSPGEDATSVSGGPVRAVGDVDDEGHGEGGGALHRPAD, encoded by the coding sequence ATGAGACACGCCGACGGATTCTGGAGGAGATTTCGCGCGGCGCTGGTCGCGTTCGCCGCGATCGCGAGCGCCCTGCCCTCGTCGGCGATCGCCGCGCCCCAGGACGAGCCGGCCCCGGGAGCACCCGCCCCGCGCCTCCTCGACCCGGTCGCCGACGCGCCGAGGATCGCCGTCCGCTCGATCGAGACCCCGGGCTCGGCCTCGACCACCCTCCTCGCCGCGCCAGGGGTCGCCGAGGCGATCGCCCGCGACTTCGCCGGCGGACTTGCCGGCGAGCGCGAGGCGCTGGAGCGGCTCATCGGCCTCCCCGACGGCGGCCCCGTAGAGATCCGCGTGGGCCACGGCCGCGAAGAGTTCCGGGCGCTCCAGCCCGGTACGAGGCCCGCTCCGGGATGGGCCGCCGGCGTCGCGTATCCCGACCTCGGCCTCGTCGTGCTGGACACCCAGGCCTCGAGCCGCAGCGGCGACGTCCGCTCCGTGCTTCGCCACGAGCTCGCCCACGTGGCCCTCGCGCGCGTCGTCCGCGGGAGGATCCCGCACTGGCTCACCGAGGGATTCGCCCTCCTCTACGCCGACGAGTGGACCCTCTCCCGGAGCACGGTGCTCGCCCGCGCGTCGGCCGCCAGGGCCCTGATCCCGCTCGAGGAGATCGACCGCTCGTGGCCCCGCTCTCCATCCGACGTGGACCTCGCCTACGCCCAGAGCGCGTCCATCGTCGCCTACCTCGCCTCCGCGGAGGGCGGACGACCGTTTCGCGCGCTGATCGCGAGCCTCACCAGGGGCACGGCCATGGACGACGCCGTGATCGAGGCCTACGGCCAGCCGCTCCTCGTCCAGGAGATCGCCTGGAAGAAGACCCTCCGCGCCCGCTACGCCTGGCTCCCGCTCTTCCTCGATCACGAGCTGCTGTGGGGCTGGGCCGCGGTCGTCCTCATGATCGGGGCGTGGCGCGTCCGCCGGCGCACCAGGCGCCGGATCGAGGCCATGGAGGACGGCCCCGACCTGGAGCTCGAGGCCACCGTCCCGTCATCGCCCGGGGAAGACGCGACGTCAGTGAGCGGCGGCCCAGTTCGGGCCGTGGGAGACGTCGACGACGAGGGGCACGGCGAGGGAGGCGGCGCCCTCCATCGTCCGGCGGACTAG
- a CDS encoding DUF167 domain-containing protein, with the protein MAPWLRVSADSVLVEVVVQPRASRSRVVGEHDGRLKVQLTAPPVDGEANAALIELISDLVGIPRRAVEISAGSTGRRKTLRLTGAKVELVEAALSPEAS; encoded by the coding sequence ATGGCCCCATGGCTTCGCGTCTCCGCCGATTCGGTCCTGGTCGAGGTGGTGGTCCAGCCTCGGGCCTCGCGATCCCGGGTCGTCGGCGAGCACGATGGACGATTGAAGGTGCAGCTCACGGCGCCGCCCGTGGACGGCGAAGCGAACGCCGCCTTGATCGAGCTGATCTCCGACCTGGTGGGGATTCCGCGCCGCGCCGTGGAGATCTCCGCCGGGAGCACGGGCAGGCGGAAGACCCTCCGGCTCACGGGCGCCAAGGTGGAGCTCGTCGAGGCGGCTCTCTCTCCCGAGGCGTCATGA
- a CDS encoding YfiM family protein: MTGAAPGGTVAPMVRAGFLLSIFLSMALVPASARASDPDPWFGHDKFLHFSVSNGLAAGGYAVSSLFWEGRTERLIAGGSFSLALGAAKELYDMTGRGDPSWRDFTWDVIGTATGLALAWGIDELFFRSDARKPVEAAATPGGLAIRW, from the coding sequence TTGACCGGCGCAGCGCCCGGGGGCACCGTCGCCCCCATGGTGCGCGCCGGGTTTCTCCTGTCGATCTTCCTCTCGATGGCTCTCGTTCCTGCCTCAGCCCGGGCCAGCGATCCCGACCCGTGGTTCGGGCACGACAAGTTCCTGCACTTCTCGGTGAGCAACGGCCTCGCCGCCGGTGGCTACGCGGTGAGCTCGCTCTTCTGGGAGGGGCGGACGGAGAGGCTGATCGCTGGCGGGAGCTTCTCGCTCGCCCTGGGGGCCGCCAAGGAGCTCTACGACATGACCGGTCGCGGCGATCCGTCGTGGCGGGATTTCACCTGGGACGTGATCGGAACGGCGACGGGCCTGGCGCTTGCCTGGGGGATCGACGAGCTCTTCTTCCGGTCGGATGCCCGCAAGCCGGTCGAGGCCGCCGCCACCCCCGGCGGGCTCGCCATTCGCTGGTAG
- a CDS encoding SIMPL domain-containing protein: MRRSLILPLLLLSAPLAARAADAEKGAMMPPPMVAAEGVGVVHAAPDLAVVRFGVQQQAPTAQKAQAAVNAVMEKVMASLRKLGVPANKIATDRINLYPVYAQPKPGEYDHDPKVIGFRATNTLRVELALDAKGPTVGSVLDAALAGGANSVDGVSFEIADDTPQRIEALRLASANARAKATAIASSLGAKLGALREAHEAGAEIGPPQPMMMKSMAMDMRGASTSVEPGEIQVRASVQVRYALE, encoded by the coding sequence ATGCGTCGATCCCTGATCCTCCCCCTCCTCCTCCTCTCCGCTCCCCTCGCTGCACGGGCCGCGGATGCGGAGAAGGGCGCCATGATGCCCCCGCCGATGGTCGCCGCCGAAGGCGTAGGCGTCGTGCACGCCGCCCCCGACCTCGCCGTGGTGCGCTTCGGCGTGCAGCAGCAGGCGCCGACCGCGCAGAAGGCCCAGGCCGCCGTCAACGCCGTGATGGAGAAGGTGATGGCCTCCCTGCGCAAGCTCGGCGTCCCGGCGAACAAGATCGCCACCGACCGGATCAACCTCTACCCGGTCTACGCCCAGCCGAAGCCGGGTGAGTACGATCACGACCCCAAGGTGATCGGCTTCCGCGCCACGAACACCCTCCGCGTCGAGCTGGCCCTCGACGCCAAGGGGCCCACGGTGGGCTCGGTGCTCGACGCCGCGCTCGCGGGTGGAGCGAACTCCGTGGACGGCGTCTCCTTCGAGATCGCTGACGACACGCCGCAGCGGATCGAGGCCCTTCGCCTCGCGTCGGCGAACGCCCGCGCCAAGGCCACCGCCATCGCCTCCTCGCTCGGCGCCAAGCTCGGCGCGCTGCGCGAGGCCCACGAGGCTGGCGCCGAGATCGGGCCCCCGCAGCCGATGATGATGAAGTCGATGGCGATGGACATGAGGGGCGCCTCCACCTCCGTCGAGCCCGGCGAGATCCAGGTTCGGGCCTCCGTGCAGGTCCGCTACGCGCTGGAGTAG